The Solanum lycopersicum chromosome 8, SLM_r2.1 DNA segment TGGTATGTCACATAAGCCAATAGAGTTTCACTCATGCCACGTAGAAAATAAACTTACCCCTAATTTCTCCCAATTTTTTTCGTTTCCCTTAAAATTTAGAAACGATTTCACTGAAGAACATAGAACCTCTTTGCTTTcgaatttatgtattatgtgaaATCGTTCTAAGGAAATGAAGAAATAAGGAAACGGGGTTCTATGTTCTTCAGTAAAATTGTTTCTAAATTCTacgaaaaatggagaaaattggGGGAATTAGGgataattttattaatctaCTTGGCATGAGTGGTCTCTATTGGCTCATGTGGCATGTCATGTGACATTCACATTGCATCTAAGTAACGTTTAACCGATTATGTTAATGAAAAGGGGATTTTTGACTCTATAATTTGACGATAAGGATATATTTGAAtcgaaatatatttaaaaaatatatttgagctATTTATGATAGTTCAAGGGTAACTTTAACCCTTTACGCTCTTAGCTATTAAAGAGTTTGAGAAGAAAGTTTGCCCTTGTGTCGTTATTGTCGCTTGCTCAATTTTAATAGAATTTCATTTGTTGAGTTCGCCAAGTTCAACAATTTTGATAATCACAATCTTGAAAATTGTGGAAAcacactttttttttggtttctttttatattttgattacaGGAGTAATAGTGTTAGGGGTGGAAGGGACACAACTAACCTGAAATGTTATTTATGAGATTTGTTTTTCTTACTCTTACGAAGAAAGTTGTTtttctttatgaatttttttaaatttatttgaaaagaaaattaaaatatttaatcaatcGGACAGAGAAgctttgaataatatttttataccaCACCATACCCTGAGCGGGAGGATTTTCATTTGGTTCACCTTCACATTTAGATCCTTTGTTTATGTATTAGGCTTAcattttaattagttaattagcaTTAGTTACATTTAAACCGAAGTTCCACCGCAAATAGGTAGTGAACAAATTAAATACTTTATTCCTATGGTTTTAGGCTATAATGAAATTGAAGTACCTAGagaattaaattatgattaaattgaaGTGTATGTTTTGGTTTAAATTAAAGTGATACCAAAAGTTAAATTACagtctaaaatttgtaaaaaaaaactgaaaattctGTTAGTAAAATTTATAGAATAGACTCGATTGATTATTTTAGAATCAAAAGTTAGGGAAATAGGAAAATCAACCATCGcaatcaatttattatttaaaatagttttatatAAATCAATCGAATCGAttgatttttattcaaatttttggtCTAACTTATTCGAACAAAAGTCTGAATTACTAATATTTGAttgataactaaaaaaaattcgaCCTAAATGGCCTTCCAAGCTTATCGTCTCCGCCCCTACCCTGACTACCCCAATCCCCATAGCTTAAGAATCCCACCCGACCCATTCCATCTTTATACATATAAATGTTTTTAGGATAGACTAAATACATAAGCAGGTTCTTAGACTTATTAGGTTTTTCCCATTAGATACTTTAACTATGTCATCTTCCTAATGATTTACTATACCATTCATAATTTATTCCTTTTGAACACTGTTGATTGATGTGGAACCAAACTTTGTGAGGGGTATTGATAGAGTGATATATATGTTGTTTTAGAATTCATTATAGTAAAACTGTTTCGAGAATAATTGTTTTATACTTCAAGTCATTTAAAcatattagaaaacaaatgagactgATAAATTGTTtgtcttcattccttcaatcaaaatcattacaatacTAACACAGTTGAaggcatttacaatagaaaagccGATCAAACTGAGTCAACAGtgtttaaaagaaacaaattataggaggttcaatgattcaataagAAAATGGTGTAATGAGATACCTGAAGGAAAAAATCCAACAAATTTACTTTCGTACCaaactctaaaaaataaataagaactcATTTAGCTTAGGGGAAAAAAAAGTTTCTTTgataccaaacaaaaaaaactcaatCCCTCTCGATATATATAACAACAAATAGTAATCACAAGTTGCTTATAAAAACAAGtagtaacaataaaataaaataaaaagaacactTGCTCTGGCTCTGGCTCTAATCAGTACATTGGACAATTGGTGCCAAATCCAATTCTTTTACGTTCCAAATCATAAATGACATTCATTCCACGTTGTTGAACGCTACCAATAATGGAGCTATCTTTTGCAGGAGCAAAAGCCAAACACATTGTTGAATCTGTTGGAGTCCACAGAGTTCCTGCTTCTGACAAACTCACATCAATACTATTCTCTTTTCCAAAATGAAATTTAATCTCTGGTATAGTAAAAAGTTTGTTCACACTGTAGCAAGTGTCCATTAACACATCACCCTTTTCTAACAACGTATATCCCAACATGGACTGTCTAAAAGCATCACGAAGTGCATAATATACCTCTTCTGGCAAATACGTAATCACAGTGCCACTGTCTATAACTGTACCTCCAGAAGTTAACATTTTCGAAGATACGTCCAGTTTACTTCCAGCTACGCTTATACCAATCAGATCAACATAGTAACAATCTTTACATTCCCCATCTACCAACGCTGTAAATTGAGTCATCGAACAATCCTTAGATCGATCCATCACTTGTTCGTacccaaaatatatatttcccATACGGCTACTTGTTATTGGGATAAAATAACTGAACATTTGTATCGAAGGAATTTGAGACGTTACAGAGGAATCTCCTTTGCCGAGCCCAAGCATTCCATCCATTTGATCAAAGTCGCCTTTCAAAATTTCGCCACAACCAAATCGAAAATCCTGTATCGGACCAATCTCGTGATCATCTCCGATAAAAGTATCACATCCCCAAATGCCCTGTACCAACGAATTATCATTATAGCTAGCCCCGAATTGACCGTTGCACCCGCTTGTTTTATTTGTATGTGTCGATGATATTGAAAAATCGTACAAACGATTGTTTGATTCGCAGCCTTTGGTGCACGACTTGCAGCGCACCCACGTCGCTGGGCTACCTGTATCAAACATTAAGAAGAAGTCTTGTCGAGGTGTGCCAAGACCTATTTTTACAGTATAGCTTCCGTAATCATAATTACTAAGAACAAGTGGAGTAGTTTTAGGTTTTTTATTGATTGAACGAACTCTAACTTTATCCCAATTCATAAGTTGCTCGGAATCGGACGATGGAGTTTTAGCATTTGGATAGCAGGGTCCATGTCTTGGTACGATTTTCAATTTCTGCGATCCGATTGCTGGGCCTGTAAGCAAATTCAAATGCATAATTTGGATTTCAATAAAAGACTATAAACGATAATTCGACCTAAAACAATGacaaataatctaaaataataaaaattacaaaaaggataaaaaaaaatgtctggAAATCATGTGAAATTGGGTAACACCTCACCTAATTGATTCATCTATAAATGCTTTTGTAGTCACAGTTCAATATACTGTAAATTCTTCTATCGTGATTAGTTTTGCTCAAAAATACTCATGTTGTTTTTTAATGGgtcacaataatattatttcctttttaaaaatatacattgTATTTCtaaaaagaatgttttaaaagaaatatatccctatttcttttcttttaaagtCGCTTTAACTAACTAATAAGTAGGGGACAAATCTTTTTGGTTCTTAatctcattttattaattaaaatagaataactaTATGTATCTTTTAAATTGATAATAACAATTATGGTAACTCaatcattaatttcattatgatagcgcaaaatattaaaaatagaaaatatctgtatttcttaatattttctgAATTGAAACAGGATAAGCATTTGCTAGTAAATTATTATCAACCAAAGAAAGAGTTTGAAAAGATaaggaataaaatatttatttagataagagcatttttgacctattaaataataaaaataagggatTTTTCAAACCAAATTATCGACAACAATGGtattttaaatcaaactatTAACTATAagtatatttgtttaatttcgCATAGTACAGTGAGATTTTTGACTtagacacaaaatttaaaaaaataaataagacttTAGAATATATTagtcttaaactaaaaatatatagaatatattttaaaaaataaaatatactacGTGAAAGCTAGAACTAAGAAGTTGTTAAACTAGAAAagaagacaatttttttttctaaaaaaacttaaaaaaatacaaaatagtgCACTAGATTAAAAATTGAGTTATTTGCTTAAAAGGACTTcgaatcaaataaatatatcttCCCTTTATTTTGGTAGTGATACTctataatttagaaattttaaattcgtcTCTTCTGTATATAAGAGTTGCAAAAATTAAGAGTGTAAATAGAGAATATTTTACCTGAGGTAGATTCTTGGCAGTATGGTTTTGGTAGCAACGAGCTGATATTAACCACCTTATAATTTGGTGGTGCTGAGTGATTTTCTCCAAGAATAGGCAGTATTTGGTTATAaccaaaatacaccaaaaagaaaataagtttatTGATCAAAGCCATAAAATGAATCTCAAaatacaattttgttttttgttatgTGTTGTGCTTCTTCActcctttaatttattataataacatTGATCATACCCACTATTTATATATTACTTGAGTTGGAAAGTTCAATGCTACAGGAGACGACTTCAAGTCTTTGCCATTATTCCCTGGGTTATAATTTAGGTGCTatcatttgaattttgaaagttaatattttaaagaaattgaaCATGAAATTCAGGATTCGTTcggattgacttaaaaaaagtagtttttaaattaaaaataaaaaatcaaattaaaatgacttttaaatagttttgacttattttaagttattttaaatctTGACAAAcactttctaacttattttaaattatttttatatttgtcaaacccttttaaaaataaaaaattaaattaaaagtagATTTAACCAActtttaaatcaatccaaacatCCTCTTATATATGAACTTTTTAATACTAGggaaattttcacatataggccacttaaaaataattaattactttccatagctatagtttgataattacaatttgtagctacatgccatatggaggagagaggcaagcgagactgggagagagaggcaTAGAGAGGGGggaaagagtgggagaaaggtgaattgtatgtgtatattggttagataattgtatattatacatatgtaattgtatatatgacaagagagattgggagaggaaggagagaggcgagtgagactgggagagagaggagagaggcgagcgagagagggcagagagttgGAGAGacatgaattgtatatgtatattattgtatataattgtatattatacatatacatttgcataaatggcaagcgagactgggagagagaggagcgAGAGCaatattgagagagagagagagagagaggagagaggcgagtgagatagtgcagagag contains these protein-coding regions:
- the LOC101244399 gene encoding aspartate protease family protein precursor, yielding MALINKLIFFLVYFGYNQILPILGENHSAPPNYKVVNISSLLPKPYCQESTSGPAIGSQKLKIVPRHGPCYPNAKTPSSDSEQLMNWDKVRVRSINKKPKTTPLVLSNYDYGSYTVKIGLGTPRQDFFLMFDTGSPATWVRCKSCTKGCESNNRLYDFSISSTHTNKTSGCNGQFGASYNDNSLVQGIWGCDTFIGDDHEIGPIQDFRFGCGEILKGDFDQMDGMLGLGKGDSSVTSQIPSIQMFSYFIPITSSRMGNIYFGYEQVMDRSKDCSMTQFTALVDGECKDCYYVDLIGISVAGSKLDVSSKMLTSGGTVIDSGTVITYLPEEVYYALRDAFRQSMLGYTLLEKGDVLMDTCYSVNKLFTIPEIKFHFGKENSIDVSLSEAGTLWTPTDSTMCLAFAPAKDSSIIGSVQQRGMNVIYDLERKRIGFGTNCPMY